A DNA window from Rhizobium sp. NXC14 contains the following coding sequences:
- the motC gene encoding chemotaxis protein MotC, translated as MARRQHRYVGFMALGLAMLSPAAGKAQDPDDLAPYKMLRSLQFVQDSVVAGDHSAGEMQRFMLGTIDERLRTANTKIFDDDRNVDAALIYTMSGGNPQTLEYLIAHDVDGYFDNRVTDVLRKYLTGKGLLVAKTLEETAREYRDKKIGPYLALIGGNVLIATKPTDALDLYDQARLAAPGTIVEEAALRRSLAICVDKRMLDKGLAYSQRYARRFLHSPYASQFADLFVKLVVAHDHDVKPQDVVDILSFMDAPRQREVYLRIARAAAIAGKPELARMAVEHVQLLGAGTDNAFGPLADFYGGMAGLPTEEIDQAAKNVSGIDGERLSPRDQALQAAARSVAEQILRAPDPASLTQASNPNTSHQEITSEKAAAIATQPGTPGAPPEPVPGGVASTGQSQDTDSSFNTFVTTSRSKLDEIDGLLAQEGNEQ; from the coding sequence ATGGCGCGTCGGCAGCATCGCTACGTCGGATTTATGGCCCTCGGCCTGGCGATGCTTTCGCCTGCCGCAGGCAAAGCGCAGGATCCGGACGATCTTGCGCCGTACAAGATGCTGCGGTCGCTGCAGTTCGTGCAGGATTCCGTCGTCGCCGGCGATCATTCGGCCGGCGAAATGCAGCGCTTCATGCTGGGCACCATCGACGAGCGGCTGCGAACGGCCAATACAAAGATTTTCGATGACGACCGCAATGTCGATGCGGCGCTGATCTATACAATGAGCGGCGGCAATCCCCAGACGCTCGAATATCTGATCGCCCATGACGTCGACGGCTATTTCGATAACCGCGTCACCGATGTGCTGCGCAAATATCTGACCGGCAAGGGGCTGCTCGTCGCCAAGACGCTGGAGGAAACCGCCAGGGAATATCGCGACAAGAAGATCGGTCCATACCTGGCGCTGATCGGCGGCAACGTGCTGATCGCCACGAAACCGACAGATGCGCTTGATCTCTACGACCAGGCACGCCTTGCCGCGCCGGGCACAATCGTCGAGGAGGCAGCCTTGCGCCGTTCCCTCGCCATCTGCGTCGACAAGCGAATGCTCGACAAGGGGCTCGCCTATTCGCAGCGTTATGCCAGGCGCTTCCTGCATTCGCCCTATGCCAGTCAGTTCGCCGATCTTTTCGTCAAGCTCGTCGTCGCCCATGATCACGATGTGAAACCGCAGGATGTCGTCGATATCCTCTCATTCATGGATGCCCCGCGCCAGCGCGAGGTCTATCTGCGCATCGCCCGCGCTGCGGCGATAGCGGGCAAGCCCGAGCTGGCGCGCATGGCGGTCGAACATGTGCAGTTGCTTGGCGCGGGCACCGATAATGCCTTCGGCCCGCTCGCAGATTTTTATGGCGGCATGGCCGGCCTTCCCACGGAGGAGATCGACCAGGCGGCAAAGAATGTCAGCGGCATCGACGGCGAAAGGCTTTCGCCGCGGGATCAGGCGCTGCAGGCGGCGGCGCGCTCCGTTGCCGAGCAGATCCTGCGTGCGCCGGATCCGGCAAGCTTGACGCAAGCATCCAATCCTAACACTTCTCATCAAGAAATCACTTCTGAAAAGGCTGCGGCGATAGCCACGCAACCGGGGACGCCAGGCGCGCCTCCCGAGCCTGTTCCAGGAGGTGTGGCATCGACTGGCCAGAGCCAGGATACCGACTCCTCATTCAACACATTTGTGACGACCAGCCGATCCAAGCTCGACGAGATCGATGGTCTTCTGGCGCAGGAAGGCAACGAACAATGA
- a CDS encoding flagellar hook-length control protein FliK, whose translation MMDLSVSGGASGAEAAAAAKSAKAAKGDAAGQQGGFSDVLAETGGSAVDGAPDDAQPDQSVANGDPGKVARTIRSRSGARPLIHLSDAALKAQAEVQPETVANAEKVVAKPAKDGLKLPAGVGKPDPKDQSADEATQEAKGVKRVKTDISKTDADKDGGAEDGGISDVLGLLKQEPADGTVASPAAAAAHQAFTKTDEAGSAEKTTAGIDAKTSGHASDALAVVSGNIESVKSDDIKVPGAENTEAADGRTFRISRADGRGVSMDVHLGAERAGSKDGAKKTDLENVSVLESRRYIGLAQNTNSAAVTAALSGDSEWARAMQPSSTLSNAAEWTSTGKVVNTLKIQMNPIDLGLVTATMRLAGDALNVDLRVETGAAYRQLKEDHGKILESLRSQGYAVDNVTISMAPVERADAGNQAGSQGQASQQQSLPQQGQGGEARERHNQMAQRMDGGFNGAGETGIEDVFAGGARSSGAGGVYL comes from the coding sequence ATGATGGACTTGAGCGTCTCGGGCGGAGCCTCTGGTGCGGAGGCGGCTGCGGCCGCGAAATCTGCAAAGGCTGCAAAGGGGGATGCCGCCGGTCAGCAGGGCGGCTTCTCCGATGTGCTTGCTGAGACAGGCGGCAGCGCCGTCGACGGCGCGCCGGACGATGCACAGCCGGATCAGAGTGTCGCCAATGGCGATCCAGGGAAGGTGGCGCGGACGATCCGCAGCCGCAGCGGCGCCAGACCGCTGATCCATCTCAGCGACGCCGCACTGAAGGCACAGGCCGAAGTGCAGCCAGAAACGGTCGCTAATGCCGAAAAGGTGGTCGCAAAGCCGGCGAAGGATGGGCTCAAATTGCCGGCCGGCGTCGGCAAGCCCGATCCCAAGGATCAGTCCGCCGACGAGGCCACGCAGGAGGCCAAGGGCGTCAAGCGCGTCAAGACGGACATCTCGAAAACAGATGCGGATAAGGACGGTGGGGCCGAGGACGGCGGCATCTCCGATGTGCTCGGCCTGCTGAAGCAGGAGCCCGCCGATGGCACGGTCGCTTCACCAGCCGCCGCAGCCGCCCATCAAGCCTTCACCAAGACCGACGAGGCCGGATCTGCCGAGAAGACGACCGCTGGTATCGACGCCAAAACGAGCGGGCACGCATCCGACGCCCTGGCGGTTGTCAGCGGCAATATCGAAAGCGTCAAGTCTGATGATATCAAGGTTCCCGGCGCCGAGAATACCGAAGCCGCCGACGGCCGGACGTTCCGGATCAGTCGCGCCGACGGCCGCGGCGTTTCGATGGACGTTCACCTCGGCGCGGAACGGGCCGGGTCCAAGGACGGTGCGAAGAAGACCGATCTCGAGAATGTCTCGGTCCTCGAATCGCGCCGCTATATCGGCCTGGCGCAGAATACCAATTCCGCTGCGGTCACCGCCGCTCTCTCCGGTGATTCCGAATGGGCGCGCGCCATGCAGCCGAGTTCGACGCTCTCCAACGCGGCGGAATGGACGAGCACCGGCAAGGTGGTCAATACGCTGAAGATCCAGATGAACCCGATCGATCTCGGCCTGGTGACGGCAACCATGCGCCTGGCCGGCGACGCCCTGAACGTCGACCTTAGGGTCGAAACCGGCGCCGCCTACCGGCAGCTGAAGGAAGATCACGGCAAGATTCTCGAATCCCTGCGCAGCCAGGGCTATGCGGTCGACAACGTCACCATCAGCATGGCCCCCGTCGAACGGGCCGACGCCGGCAACCAGGCCGGCAGCCAGGGGCAGGCCTCCCAGCAGCAGTCGCTGCCTCAGCAAGGGCAGGGCGGCGAGGCGCGCGAGCGCCACAATCAGATGGCCCAACGGATGGATGGAGGCTTCAATGGCGCAGGCGAGACAGGTATCGAAGACGTCTTTGCTGGCGGTGCTCGCAGCAGCGGTGCTGGCGGCGTTTACCTCTGA
- a CDS encoding lytic transglycosylase domain-containing protein, whose translation MAQARQVSKTSLLAVLAAAVLAAFTSEAAASTGACEREIQSAAVKYGIPEGILYSVGLTETGRRGSLYPYAMNVEGKAIFPPSEQDAVRQFDVARRSGAKLIDIGCMQINHYYHGENFPSAEDMFDPHRNVEYAARFLRNLHDRHETWTMAVARYHAGPNNNPAQKQYVCRVIANLVATGYGKWTPNASNFCQN comes from the coding sequence ATGGCGCAGGCGAGACAGGTATCGAAGACGTCTTTGCTGGCGGTGCTCGCAGCAGCGGTGCTGGCGGCGTTTACCTCTGAGGCAGCCGCTTCCACCGGTGCCTGCGAACGCGAAATCCAGTCGGCCGCGGTCAAATACGGTATCCCTGAAGGCATCCTCTATTCGGTCGGCCTGACGGAGACCGGCCGCAGGGGCTCACTCTATCCCTATGCCATGAACGTCGAAGGCAAGGCGATTTTCCCGCCCTCGGAACAGGATGCGGTGAGGCAGTTCGATGTGGCCCGCAGAAGCGGGGCGAAGCTCATCGACATCGGATGCATGCAGATCAATCACTATTATCACGGCGAGAATTTCCCCTCCGCCGAAGATATGTTCGATCCGCATCGCAATGTGGAATATGCGGCGAGGTTTCTCCGCAACCTGCATGACCGTCATGAGACCTGGACGATGGCGGTAGCAAGATACCACGCGGGGCCGAATAACAATCCCGCGCAGAAGCAGTATGTCTGCCGCGTTATCGCCAATTTGGTGGCGACCGGCTATGGCAAGTGGACTCCCAATGCGAGTAACTTCTGCCAGAATTAA
- a CDS encoding winged helix-turn-helix domain-containing protein, with amino-acid sequence MIVVVDERELVKDGYTSLFGREGIPSTGFDPSEFGEWVQTAADSDIAAVEAFLIGQGQRSFELPRAIRDRSMAPVIAVSDQPSLENTLALFDCGVDDVVRKPVHPREILARAAAIRRRLKAIANYTDIGGIRVFSDGRDPEINGEVFALPRRERRILEYLIANRGRRVTKTQIFNAIYGIFDEEVEENVVESHISKLRKKLRKKLGVDPVDSKRFLGYCIDWA; translated from the coding sequence ATGATCGTAGTGGTTGATGAGCGTGAGCTCGTAAAAGACGGATACACATCCCTGTTTGGCCGGGAGGGCATTCCCTCCACCGGCTTTGATCCATCGGAATTCGGCGAGTGGGTGCAGACCGCCGCCGATTCGGATATTGCGGCGGTCGAGGCCTTCCTGATCGGTCAGGGCCAGCGCAGCTTCGAACTGCCCCGGGCGATCCGGGACCGTTCGATGGCGCCGGTGATTGCGGTCAGCGATCAGCCCTCGCTCGAAAACACCCTTGCGCTTTTCGATTGCGGCGTCGACGACGTGGTGCGCAAACCGGTCCATCCGCGCGAAATTCTCGCCAGAGCGGCCGCGATCCGGCGCCGGTTGAAGGCCATTGCCAACTACACCGATATCGGTGGCATCCGCGTCTTCTCGGATGGCCGTGACCCCGAAATCAACGGCGAGGTCTTTGCGCTTCCCCGGCGCGAGCGCCGCATCCTCGAATATTTGATCGCCAACCGCGGTCGCCGGGTCACCAAGACCCAGATCTTCAACGCCATCTACGGCATCTTCGATGAAGAGGTCGAGGAGAACGTCGTCGAAAGCCACATCTCGAAGCTGCGCAAAAAGCTGCGCAAGAAGCTCGGCGTCGATCCGGTCGATTCCAAGCGCTTCCTCGGCTACTGCATCGATTGGGCCTGA
- a CDS encoding flagellar hook protein FlgE produces the protein MSIFGSMKTAVSGMNAQANRLSTVSDNIANVNTTGYKAVSTSFSSLVLPSSGGNYNSGGVQTSVRQAVSDQGDISYTTSTTDLAISGDGFFIVQGPDGTPVLTRAGDFQKDDEGNLVNAAGFQLMGYSYDSGAPAVVVNGFDGLVPVNVNQEGLTAIASTSGVFKGNLDSGANIAPVAPATLPSANAATTTADTKKFSMVAYDHLGNKVMYDFYFTKTSVVTPPPATGTASTWEVAVFRNADAASGGTTSFPYTGGAGAVVASGNLTFDRNGKMLTGGALTIADTTNALSINMDLSGFTQLGAAFAGTGTPNGQAASPVKDVTIDGDGIVYAKYEDGSTKPLYRIPLANVASPDKLTLMSGNVYSANGQSGVTVTGFPQTNGLGTIKSGALEGSNVDLAGELTEMIEAQRSYTANSKVFQTGSDIMDVLVNLKR, from the coding sequence ATGAGCATTTTCGGCAGCATGAAGACGGCAGTGTCGGGCATGAACGCGCAGGCCAACCGCCTCAGCACCGTCTCCGACAACATCGCCAACGTGAACACCACCGGTTACAAGGCCGTATCGACGAGCTTCTCCTCGTTGGTTCTTCCCTCCTCGGGCGGCAACTACAATTCCGGCGGCGTTCAGACCTCCGTGCGCCAGGCCGTCTCCGACCAGGGTGATATTTCTTACACGACCTCCACCACCGATCTTGCGATTTCGGGCGATGGCTTCTTCATCGTCCAGGGTCCCGACGGCACCCCGGTTCTGACCCGCGCCGGCGACTTCCAGAAGGACGACGAAGGCAATCTCGTCAATGCCGCCGGCTTCCAGCTGATGGGTTATTCCTACGACTCCGGCGCTCCCGCCGTCGTAGTCAACGGCTTCGACGGCCTCGTTCCCGTCAACGTCAATCAGGAGGGGCTGACCGCGATCGCCTCGACATCGGGTGTCTTCAAGGGCAATCTCGATTCCGGCGCCAATATCGCTCCGGTCGCTCCGGCGACGCTGCCGAGCGCGAACGCCGCCACCACGACGGCCGACACCAAGAAGTTTTCGATGGTCGCCTACGACCATCTCGGCAACAAGGTGATGTACGACTTCTACTTCACCAAGACCTCGGTCGTGACACCGCCGCCGGCAACCGGTACGGCGAGCACTTGGGAGGTCGCGGTCTTCCGCAACGCCGATGCGGCGTCGGGCGGTACGACCTCCTTCCCTTACACCGGCGGCGCCGGCGCCGTTGTCGCCTCCGGAAACCTTACATTCGACCGCAACGGCAAGATGCTGACCGGCGGCGCCCTCACCATTGCCGATACGACGAATGCTCTATCGATCAACATGGATCTCTCCGGCTTCACGCAGCTGGGCGCCGCCTTTGCCGGCACCGGTACACCGAACGGCCAGGCGGCGAGCCCGGTCAAGGATGTCACGATCGATGGCGATGGCATCGTCTACGCCAAATACGAAGACGGCAGCACCAAGCCGCTCTATCGTATTCCGCTCGCCAATGTCGCAAGCCCGGACAAGCTGACGCTGATGAGCGGCAACGTCTACAGTGCCAATGGCCAGTCGGGCGTTACCGTCACCGGCTTCCCTCAAACCAACGGCCTCGGCACGATCAAGTCAGGCGCTCTGGAAGGTTCGAACGTCGATCTTGCCGGCGAACTGACCGAGATGATCGAAGCGCAACGCAGCTACACCGCCAATTCGAAAGTGTTCCAGACGGGGTCCGACATCATGGACGTCCTCGTCAACCTCAAGAGATAA